GAGTCTCATGGTGCAGATACATTGCGGCTTTATGAAATGTTTATGGGGCCTTTAGACGCCTCTGTTGCCTGGTCGGAAAATGGACTTGATGGCTCACGTCGTTTCCTTGATCGTGTGTGGCGACTTATTGTTGATGAAAATGGTCAACTTTCTCATAAAATTGTGGAAGAAAATGACGGTAGGCTAGAAAAAACGTATCATGAAACGGTGAAAAAAGTGACCGAGGATTTTGATAATCTACATTTTAATACAGCTATTTCACAAATGATGGTATTTGTTAATGAATGTTATAAAGCAGAGAATCTCTATAAAGAATATATTGTAGGGTTTATAAAGATGCTCTCACCAATTGCTCCTCATATTACTGAAGAAATATGGCAAATACTAGGTCATTCTAACACGATTGCTTATGAACCATGGCCAACTTATGATGAAAATAAATTGGTCGAAGATGAAGTGGAGATTGTTTTGCAGGTAATGGGGAAAGTTCGCGCGAAAATCCTTGTCTCGAAGGATACTTCAAAGGAAGAATTGGAAAAAGTGGCTTTGGAAAATGAAAAAGTAAAAGAGTTGATTGCTGGTAAAACGGTTCGTAAAGTTATTGTTGTACCAGAAAAACTAGTTAATATCGTTGCAAATTAAGCAGGATAACATTTTTTATTAACAAAGGCGCGGGGCGCCCGTTTAGCAACGTAGCGATTGGAACGAATCAACTAAAGATTTAGGAATCATGCCACTAAAACAGGGGTATGCCGACGTCTGGGCGGCAAGCCCGTTTTTAGTCGGACTTCCCCTTAGTGACGAACCGATGATGCCTTATCGTAGGGCGCATTTCTAAAGTCACCTAGTTGCTGGGCTCATGCGCCGGACGTGGCTATTCGGTTCGTTATCCCCAAGTACCTCATTTTATACTTTTGTATGAAAAAAAGCTATTTACCATTATATAAGTTATTTATTTTAGGTAGTATTTCAAGAATCTAAACATTATAAAGCAAAATTTTTCATAATAGATGGTGGCTCGCGCTCTAGGCGAGCCATGGTGGTTTCTTATCTCATAAAAAAGAGTTTCTTGCAAAACTTTTTAAAATGAATAAACCGCATGAAGTTAGATTGCCAACTCTGATTTCATGCGGTTTTATTGTTTCTCGTATATAAGTTGCTGTAAGACTCCCACTTCAGGAGTTGGATAATCTGTACTGCGGCAAGTCTAAGTGGAAGATAACAGCACCAATGCCCGATTCATTTATCTAACAATCTGTGGCGGAGGAATGCCCCCCATTGATGGAAGATTCAACACTTTATTAAGTGCGTTTTTTAAATAGATGGAACCCAGTCTGTTTTTATAATAATCCAATTATCATTTTCAAAATACCATATTGTTTCAACTGTGCCAAGCTGGTCGGCATGGTAAGCACCGCTAATTTGTTGATAGCTTTTTAACCCATACCCTTTACTTGCGCTAATTTTAATTGGTTCAAAGAAAGCGATCGGATCAATCATAACGGATTTATTTTCAGAAATTAAATTCCCTTCCTTATTATAAATTCCAAGTCGAATATAATCTTCTGCCCGAGGTTGTACATCTACTTTAATCGGTTTACTTGTAGCGGTTAGTTGTATGTTAACCTTAAAGTTTGGTTGAAAACTCCCGCTTAAATAAGTCTGTTCAGGCAATGGTATTCTTTGTAGAACGGTGTGAAGGATTGTGTTTAATTGGTAACTATAAAGTCCACCACTTCCACCGGTAGCGCTTTGGTAAAAAATATCCTTTATTCCATCGTGATTCAAATCTATAAATTGTAAACTCGGATCATAGCCGCCAGGGTATATTATTTGCCATTGATTTTGCTCGTTAGAAATTTCCGCCCATATTTCTCGATAATAAGTTGATCCAGAAGAAAACAGTGTTCCCAACAATTTGATTGTTTCTAGTTTGTTATCTCCAGTAACATCCGCATGATATGTTTGAATTAAAGTTGGTTTTGTCTCTTCAGCATATGTATTTGGCAAAGGAAAAACAAATAACAATATACTGAATAGAAAAAACGTATATATATGCTTCATCATTCACTCTCCATTTTTATTTTGTTAACTTTAGAATGTGTTACAGGGTTGAAAGTTATCCGTTGAAAATTTATTATGTAAGTACGTGTTATAGAGTTGGATTACGAGTCCTATAAGTGTTTCTATTTATACTGTAGATAAGTTACTGTAAGTAGACTCCTACTTCTGAAGTTGGATATCTGTACTGCAACAAGTCTAAGCAGGAGATAACAGCACCTAAATGACCGTATTTCGTAAGAGGCCTTTAGGTCAACCATTATCGTACTAACAATCAGTAGGGGAAGGAATAAAAACCCCGCCGATTGAAGATTCACTTATATGAAAAATCAAACGTAGATATGATACCAGTTGTTTAATGCTGTAGCTTCTATTGCACACTTTAATTATGAGGTAATACGGAACAGTCAACAATGAGGTCCATCATTATAATACAAACGACTTTGCAAATAGAGTGTACACGCAACACAGTACTTTGTACTAAAAATGAAAAGCTAGAGGTGAGAAAATGGTTAGAGTAAAAGAATTGACACCAGAAGAAGTAGAGAAAAAATTAGCAAAAAATGATGGCATAATAGAGCTTATCGATGTACGTGAAGACGATGAAGTGGCACAAGGCAAGATTCCAGAGATAACACATATTCCTTTACAGCAAATCCCTGAGAAAACTGAGCAATTAGATAAAACTAAACAATATATTATGGTATGTCGGTCTGGAAGGAGAAGTGAAAAAGCTGCTGCTTATTTACAAGAACAAGGCTTCAATGTAACCAATATGGTTGGTGGGATGCTGGAATGGAAGGGAGAAGTAATCAGTTAAGAAAAATGCGGGGAAAGGGTTGACTTTTTTCCTGCATACCTTTAATATAGTTTTTGCTGTCGCAAGCAGGAAAGCACTGTTAGCTGTTTATAATTACATGTTTGACATCTAGTCCTACACATGTTATAATTAAAATCCTCATTAAGGATAGTGACACAAGCATATAGCCTAATGAGGGAGCTAACTCGGTTATTAGTTTAAATAGTTTTATAATTATCGAGTTGACTATTTAAGGATGCTTTATTTGCTCTTTGAAAACTGAACAAAACAACCAGTATGTCAAGAAAAGCAATCTCTGTTTTTCTTTTAAAAAATCGACCGAGAGCAATCTCGGGAGAAGCTAAGAATGATGAAGAACGGTGTTCATCATCACAAACTTTTATGGCAAATGAGTAACACGTTACTTATTTGCACAAGTGCAACTTCACTTTTGCAAACACCAAAAGTGAGTTTTCTATGGAGAGTTTGATCTTGGCTCAGGACGAACGCTGGCGGCGTGCCTAATACATGCAAGTCGAGCGCGGGAAGCAAGCAGATCTCCTTCGGGGGTGACGCTTGTGGAACGAGCGGCGGACGGGTGAGTAACACGTGGGCAACCTACCTGTAAGACTGGGATAACTCCGGGAAACCGGGGCTAATACCGGATGATACATATCGTCGCATGACGAGATGTTGAAAGGCGGCATATGCTGTCACTTACAGATGGGCCCGCGGCGCATTAGCTAGTTGGTGAGATAAAAGCTCACCAAGGCGACGATGCGTAGCCGACCTGAGAGGGTGATCGGCCACACTGGGACTGAGACACGGCCCAGACTCCTACGGGAGGCAGCAGTAGGGAATCTTCCGCAATGGACGAAAGTCTGACGGAGCAACGCCGCGTGAGTGATGAAGGTTTTCGGATCGTAAAACTCTGTTGTTAGGGAAGAACAAGTGCCATTCGAATAGGTTGGCACCTTGACGGTACCTAACCAGAAAGCCCCGGCTAACTACGTGCCAGCAGCCGCGGTAATACGTAGGGGGCAAGCGTTGTCCGGAATTATTGGGCGTAAAGCGCGCGCAGGCGGTCCTTTAAGTCTGATGTGAAAGCCCACGGCTTAACCGTGGAGGGCCATTGGAAACTGGGGGACTTGAGTACAGAAGAGGAGAGTGGAATTCCACGTGTAGCGGTGAAATGCGTAGAGATGTGGAGGAACACCAGTGGCGAAGGCGACTCTCTGGTCTGTAACTGACGCTGAGGTGCGAAAGCGTGGGTAGCGAACAGGATTAGATACCCTGGTAGTCCACGCCGTAAACGATGAGTGCTAGGTGTTAGGGGGTTTCCGCCCCTTAGTGCTGAAGTTAACGCATTAAGCACTCCGCCTGGGGAGTACGGCCGCAAGGCTGAAACTCAAAAGAATTGACGGGGACCCGCACAAGCGGTGGAGCATGTGGTTTAATTCGAAGCAACGCGAAGAACCTTACCAGGTCTTGACATCCTCTGACGCCCCTAGAGATAGGGAGTTCCCTTCGGGGACAGAGTGACAGGTGGTGCATGGTTGTCGTCAGCTCGTGTCGTGAGATGTTGGGTTAAGTCCCGCAACGAGCGCAACCCTTGATCTTAGTTGCCAGCATTTAGTTGGGCACTCTAAGGTGACTGCCGGTGACAAACCGGAGGAAGGTGGGGATGACGTCAAATCATCATGCCCCTTATGACCTGGGCTACACACGTGCTACAATGGATGGAACAAAGGGCAGCGAAGCCGCGAGGCCAAGCAAATCCCATAAAACCATTCTCAGTTCGGATTGCAGGCTGCAACTCGCCTGCATGAAGCCGGAATCGCTAGTAATCGCGGATCAGCATGCCGCGGTGAATACGTTCCCGGGTCTTGTACACACCGCCCGTCACACCACGAGAGTTGGTAACACCCGAAGTCGGTGAGGTAACCTTTTGGAGCCAGCCGCCGAAGGTGGGACCAATGATTGGGGTGAAGTCGTAACAAGGTAGCCGTATCGGAAGGTGCGGCTGGATCACCTCCTTTCTAAGGAATAGATAGGAAGCTTTGGCGTTGTTTGAACGTTGAAGCTAGACTATGCGGAAGACATACTTGGTTGTTTGGTTCAGTTTTGAGAGAGTAAATTATACCTCTCAAGGATAAAAGGATTTTCTGTTAAAATCCGTCACGTCCTGTGACGAACACAGAAGTCACGACATCCTGTAGAAACTTTGTACCTTGAAAACTAAATAAGAGTAACAACGACATCAAACTAAAAGCGGAAGCGAATGTGTAGCGATGTACAGACTGGACTGACTCGAAGGAGATAAAGGAAACACGGTGAACGCAAGTGAATCGATGTTGACTTATCGTATGGAGAGGAAGGAAGTCATGCTATTGCTATGAGCTGAAGCTAGAAAACCAAAAGCTGAAAAGTAATATGCTTATTCATAAATAGAAAGTTAGTTAAGTGAATAAGGGCGCACGGTGGATGCCTTGGCACTAGGAGCCGAAGAAGGACGGGACTAACACCGATATGTCCCGGGGAGTCGTAAGTAGACGTCGATCCGGGAATTTCCGAATGGGGGAACCCACTGCTCGTAATGGAGTAGTACTTTTATCTGAATTCATAGGATAGAAGAGGCATACCCGGGGAACTGAAACATCTCAGTACCCGGAGGAAGAGAAAGCAAATGCGATTTCCCAAGTAGCGGCGAGCGAAACGGAAACAGCCCAAACCAGAAGGCTTGCCTTCTGGGGTTGTAGGACACTCCATAGGAGTTATCAAGAGATTCTTTAGATGAAGCGATCTGGAAAGGTTGGCCAAAGAAGGTAACAGCCCTGTAATCGAAAAGGAATCTCCTCCGGAGTGTATCCTGAGTACGGCGGAACACGAGGAATTCCGTCGGAATCCGGGAGGACCATCTCCCAAGGCTAAATACTCCCTAGTGACCGATAGTGAACCAGTACCGTGAGGGAAAGGTGAAAAGCACCCCGGGAGGGGAGTGAAAGAGAACCTGAAACCGTGTGCCTACAAGTAGTCGAAGCCCGTTAATGGGTGACGGCGTACCTTTTGTAGAATGGACCGGCGAGTTACGATCGTATGCAAGGTTAAGTGGAAGACACGGAGCCGCAGCGAAAGCGAGTCTGAATAGGGCGATATAGTATGCGGTCGTAGACCCGAAACCGTGTGATCTACCCATGTCCAGGGTGAAGGTCAGGTAACACTGACTGGAGGCCCGAACCCACGTATGTTGAAAAATGCGGGGATGAGGTGTGGGTAGGGGTGAAATGCCAATCGAACACGGAGATAGCTGGTTCTCTCCGAAATAGCTTTAGGGCTAGCCTCAAGGAAAGAGTACTGGAGGTAGAGCACTGATTGAACTAGGGGCCCTCATCGGGTTACCGAATTCAGTCAAACTCCGAATGCCAGCTACTTATCCTTGGGAGTCAGACTATGGGTGATAAGGTTCATAGTCGAAAGGGAAACAGCCCAGACCGCCAGCTAAGGTCCCAAAGTATACGTTAAGTGGAAAAGGATGTGGAGTTGCCCAGACAACCAGGATGTTGGCTTAGAAGCAGCCACCATTTAAAGAGTGCGTAATAGCTCACTGGTCGAGTGACTCTGCGCCGAAAATGTACCGGGGCTAAACGTATCACCGAAGCTGCGGATTGTTCTACGAACAATGGTAGGAGAGCGTTCAAAGTGCAGTGAAGTCAGATCGTGAGGACTGGTGGAGCGCTTTGAAGTGAGAATGCCGGTATGAGTAGCGAAAAAAGAGTGAGAATCTCTTTCACCGAATGCCTAAGGTTTCCTGAGGAAGGCTCGTCCTCTCAGGGTTAGTCGGGACCTAAGCCGAGGCCGAAAGGCGTAGGCGATGGACAACAGGTAGATATTCCTGTACCACCTCATGAACGTTTGAACGATGGGGGGACGCAGTAGGATAAGGAATGCGCACGGATGGATGTGTGCGCCCAAGCAGTGAGAAAGTCGGATAGGCAAATCCGTCCGATAATTTCAAGCTGTGACGGGGAGGGAAATAGAGTACCGAAGTTCCGGATTTCACACTGCCAAGAAAAGCCTCTAGTAAGTTCATAGGTGCCCGTACCGCAAACCGACACAGGTAGGCGAGGAGAGAATCCTAAGGTGAGCGGGAGAACTCTCGTTAAGGAACTCGGCAAAATGACCCCGTAACTTCGGGAGAAGGGGTGCTCCTTTAAGGAGGAGCCGCAGTGAATAGGCCCAAGCGACTGTTTAGCAAAAACACAGGTCTCTGCGAAGCCGAAAGGCGAAGTATAGGGGCTGACACCTGCCCGGTGCTGGAAGGTTAAGGGGAAACGTTAGTGCTTCGGCACGAAGCGTAGAACCGAAGCCCCAGTAAACGGCGGCCGTAACTATAACGGTCCTAAGGTAGCGAAATTCCTTGTCGGGTAAGTTCCGACCCGCACGAAAGGTGCAACGACTTGGGCACTGTCTCAACGAGAGACCCGGTGAAATTATACTATGCGTGAAGATGCGCATTACCCGCGACAGGACGGAAAGACCCCGTGGAGCTTTACTGTAGCCTGATATTGAATGTTGGTACAGCTTGTACAGGATAGGTGGGAGCCATCGAAGCGTGAGCGCTAGCTTACGTGGAGGCAACCGTGGGATACCACCCTGGCTGTACGAACCTTCTAACCCAGGGCCGTGATCCGGTCCGGAGACAGTGTCAGGCGGGCAGTTTGACTGGGGCGGTCGCCTCCCAAAAGGTAACGGAGGCGCCCAAAGGTTCCCTCAGAATGGTTGGAAATCATTCGCAGAGTGTAAAGGCAGAAGGGAGCTTGACTGCGAGACCTACAAGTCGAGCAGGGACGAAAGTCGGGCTTAGTGATCCGGTGGTTCCGCATGGAAGGGCCATCGCTCAACGGATAAAAGCTACCCCGGGGATAACAGGCTTATCTCCCCCAAGAGTTCACATCGACGGGGAGGTTTGGCACCTCGATGTCGGCTCATCGCATCCTGGGGCTGTAGTCGGTCCCAAGGGTTGGGCTGTTCGCCCATTAAAGCGGTACGCGAGCTGGGTTCAGAACGTCGTGAGACAGTTCGGTCCCTATCCGTCGTGGGCGCAGGAGGTT
This genomic interval from Virgibacillus pantothenticus contains the following:
- a CDS encoding rhodanese-like domain-containing protein; the protein is MVRVKELTPEEVEKKLAKNDGIIELIDVREDDEVAQGKIPEITHIPLQQIPEKTEQLDKTKQYIMVCRSGRRSEKAAAYLQEQGFNVTNMVGGMLEWKGEVIS